From Paenibacillus physcomitrellae, the proteins below share one genomic window:
- the folD gene encoding bifunctional methylenetetrahydrofolate dehydrogenase/methenyltetrahydrofolate cyclohydrolase FolD: protein MTATIISGKQVSEEIRSQIRIEVEELKGKGVQPGLAVVLVGEDPASQVYVRNKEKACVDLGFYSEVHRLPASTTQEELLSLIEKLNGQASIHGILVQLPLPSHIHEKSVIDAISVEKDVDGFHPVNVGNLVIGDDSLLPCTPAGVIELIKRTGIEMSGKHAVVIGRSNIVGKPVSLLLQRENATVTMCHSRTANMKELTKQADIVVVAIGRANFVDASFIKPGAVVIDVGMNRLENGKLAGDVDFASVQEVSGPITPVPGGVGPMTITMLMKNTLIAAKRLNGLK, encoded by the coding sequence ATGACAGCAACTATTATCAGCGGGAAACAGGTATCAGAAGAAATTCGCAGCCAGATTCGCATTGAAGTAGAAGAGCTTAAAGGTAAAGGGGTGCAGCCAGGTCTCGCCGTTGTGCTTGTAGGCGAAGATCCGGCTTCCCAGGTTTACGTCCGCAACAAAGAGAAGGCTTGCGTAGACCTTGGCTTTTATTCCGAGGTTCATCGTCTGCCAGCCTCTACAACCCAGGAAGAATTGCTTTCCCTTATTGAGAAATTGAATGGACAAGCCAGCATCCACGGCATTTTGGTCCAGCTGCCTCTTCCTTCCCATATTCACGAGAAATCCGTGATCGACGCCATTTCGGTCGAGAAGGATGTTGACGGCTTCCACCCGGTGAACGTGGGTAACCTTGTAATCGGGGATGACAGCCTGCTGCCATGTACGCCTGCAGGGGTCATTGAGCTGATCAAACGCACAGGCATCGAAATGAGCGGTAAACATGCTGTTGTCATCGGCCGCAGCAACATTGTCGGCAAACCGGTTTCCCTGCTGCTGCAGCGCGAGAATGCTACCGTCACGATGTGCCATTCCCGCACCGCTAACATGAAAGAGCTGACCAAACAGGCGGATATCGTCGTTGTGGCGATTGGACGAGCTAATTTTGTAGACGCTTCTTTCATCAAACCGGGCGCAGTTGTAATTGACGTCGGCATGAACCGTCTGGAGAACGGCAAGCTAGCCGGAGATGTGGATTTCGCAAGCGTACAGGAGGTTTCAGGTCCGATTACGCCGGTTCCCGGCGGGGTGGGTCCGATGACCATTACGATGCTGATGAAAAATACGCTGATCGCCGCCAAAAGGCTGAATGGTTTGAAATGA
- the spoIVB gene encoding SpoIVB peptidase has translation MNRNLKQRILGLFVAFFLCLIGTTAAAKYPLLTSELRMFEGQAAQVSMDLPVQTLASVNRPGVVAMDGTPSLQANVEPGHSLRLTSLTTGVTDLKLKLFGKLPYKTVKVKVVPDLKVIPGGQTIGVKVKSDGILVVGHHQITESRSKVSPGEVAGLKLGDLITHLNGIKLTDAKEVSPIVEKAGKSKKPLEVTFKRGNEVKTTRLTPGYDTKDKVWRLGLYIRDSAAGVGTLTFYAPKQGVYGALGHVITDMNTQTPIVVGSGQVIQSSVTSISKSENGEPGEKRAIFVKEGKLLGTIERNTNFGIFGKMDKNPDHSLYGEPVPVAFAEEVKEGPAEILTVVNGQQVERFKVEVVHVAKQHTPETKGMVIRITDPKLINKTGGIVQGMSGSPIMQNGKLIGAVTHVFVNDPKSGYGCFIEWMLKDAGISISPNTNTDNNLKAG, from the coding sequence TTGAACCGTAACCTAAAGCAAAGGATTCTCGGTCTTTTTGTTGCTTTCTTTTTATGTTTGATTGGTACCACCGCAGCCGCGAAGTACCCGCTCTTAACCAGTGAGCTGCGCATGTTTGAAGGGCAGGCAGCACAGGTTTCAATGGATCTGCCGGTACAAACCTTGGCATCCGTGAATCGACCGGGTGTCGTAGCGATGGACGGCACACCTTCTCTTCAGGCGAATGTTGAACCTGGACATTCCTTGCGCCTTACTTCGTTAACTACCGGAGTTACGGACTTGAAGCTGAAGTTATTTGGCAAACTGCCGTACAAAACGGTCAAAGTTAAAGTAGTTCCTGACTTGAAAGTCATTCCTGGTGGACAAACCATCGGGGTGAAGGTGAAGTCAGACGGCATTTTAGTTGTGGGTCATCATCAGATAACCGAAAGCAGAAGCAAGGTTTCGCCTGGAGAAGTAGCTGGATTAAAGCTTGGTGATTTGATAACGCATCTTAACGGCATTAAGCTGACAGATGCTAAAGAAGTATCGCCTATTGTTGAGAAGGCGGGGAAAAGCAAAAAACCTCTTGAGGTGACTTTTAAGAGGGGCAACGAAGTGAAGACGACCCGGTTAACTCCTGGTTATGATACCAAAGATAAGGTGTGGCGGCTGGGACTTTATATTCGAGATTCTGCGGCCGGCGTAGGTACTTTGACCTTTTATGCACCTAAACAAGGTGTTTATGGGGCGCTGGGGCATGTGATTACCGACATGAATACCCAAACACCCATTGTGGTCGGAAGCGGCCAAGTGATTCAATCCAGTGTAACTTCAATCTCCAAAAGTGAAAACGGAGAACCAGGCGAGAAAAGGGCCATTTTTGTAAAAGAAGGGAAACTGCTGGGAACCATTGAACGCAACACCAATTTCGGAATCTTCGGGAAAATGGACAAAAACCCGGATCACAGCCTGTATGGCGAACCAGTTCCCGTCGCTTTTGCCGAAGAAGTCAAGGAAGGTCCTGCCGAAATATTGACTGTTGTAAATGGACAGCAGGTTGAACGTTTCAAGGTAGAGGTTGTGCATGTTGCGAAGCAGCATACGCCTGAAACCAAAGGTATGGTTATCCGGATCACCGATCCGAAGCTGATCAACAAAACAGGCGGTATTGTTCAAGGCATGAGCGGAAGTCCTATTATGCAGAACGGTAAACTAATTGGAGCTGTAACACATGTCTTTGTGAATGATCCTAAATCCGGTTATGGATGTTTCATTGAGTGGATGCTCAAAGATGCTGGAATCTCCATCTCCCCTAACACGAACACTGACAACAATCTTAAGGCGGGGTAA
- the ahrC gene encoding transcriptional regulator AhrC/ArgR has protein sequence MKGLRHIKIREIITQQDIETQDELVDSLRNAGFQVTQATVSRDIKELLLIKVPTDDGRYKYSMPTDQRYNPVQKLKRALVDSFVHIDYTGNLVVMKCLPGTANSVCVLLDNMEWSEIMGTICGDDTMLIICRTEENSSWVVNQIMSYIS, from the coding sequence ATGAAAGGGCTTCGTCATATCAAAATACGTGAAATCATTACCCAGCAGGACATAGAAACCCAGGATGAATTGGTAGATTCGCTTAGAAATGCCGGTTTCCAGGTGACACAAGCAACCGTATCGAGGGATATTAAGGAGCTGCTGCTGATCAAAGTTCCGACGGACGACGGACGGTATAAATATTCAATGCCGACAGATCAACGCTATAACCCGGTGCAGAAATTGAAGCGGGCTTTAGTGGACAGTTTTGTTCATATCGACTACACGGGGAATCTGGTCGTTATGAAGTGTCTGCCGGGAACAGCCAACTCCGTATGTGTGCTGCTTGATAATATGGAATGGTCGGAAATTATGGGAACCATCTGCGGAGACGATACCATGCTGATTATTTGCCGCACGGAAGAGAACAGCAGCTGGGTAGTTAATCAAATTATGAGTTATATTTCCTAA
- the xseA gene encoding exodeoxyribonuclease VII large subunit, translating to MKMESDPLLSEVWIRGEISNFTHHSSGHMYFTLKDADSRIKSIMFASHNQRLPFIPKEGSRVIARGNVSVFERDGQYQFYATHMQPDGIGSLYLAYEQLKKKLEQEGLFEASTKKAIPKFPRSIGVVTSPTGAAVRDIMITLQRRYPQAHIVLYPVLVQGKGAAPSIVKAIRELNRLGEADVLIVGRGGGSLEELWAFNEEIVARAIYDSAIPIISAVGHETDFTIADFVADLRAATPTAAAELAVPHIADLKELLRQLQRSLRQGLQHKASRERERLARLQRSPALTQPRRQVLQHVQRLDMLKHRLSRTVDSRVKLTAGRYGRLHETLLRFHPQAQLNQASARGDELSRRLKQSMALFLKERSAMLGSAIRQLDALSPLKVMSRGYGLVYDDQEQKLIKSINQVQPGDQVKIKITDGELDCQVWGIKPEGEEHGRTETGTEF from the coding sequence ATGAAAATGGAAAGCGATCCGCTGCTGTCCGAAGTCTGGATCCGCGGGGAAATTTCCAACTTTACGCATCATTCCAGCGGCCATATGTATTTTACGCTGAAGGATGCGGACAGCCGGATCAAAAGCATTATGTTTGCCTCGCATAACCAAAGGCTGCCTTTCATTCCGAAGGAAGGCTCGCGGGTGATTGCCAGAGGCAATGTTTCGGTGTTTGAACGGGACGGGCAATATCAGTTTTATGCCACCCATATGCAGCCGGACGGCATCGGCAGCTTGTACCTGGCGTATGAGCAGCTTAAGAAGAAACTGGAGCAGGAAGGCCTGTTCGAGGCTTCGACCAAGAAGGCGATTCCGAAATTCCCGCGCAGCATTGGTGTTGTTACCTCGCCAACCGGAGCGGCCGTCAGAGACATCATGATTACGCTGCAGAGAAGATATCCACAGGCGCATATTGTCCTTTATCCCGTGCTGGTGCAGGGAAAAGGCGCCGCGCCTTCGATCGTCAAGGCCATCCGCGAGCTGAACCGGCTGGGCGAGGCGGATGTGCTGATTGTGGGCCGCGGCGGCGGCTCGCTTGAAGAGCTGTGGGCCTTCAACGAAGAAATCGTAGCCAGAGCGATCTATGATTCGGCGATCCCGATTATTTCGGCTGTCGGGCACGAAACGGACTTTACGATCGCCGACTTTGTGGCCGATCTGCGGGCGGCCACGCCAACGGCTGCGGCCGAGCTTGCGGTGCCGCATATCGCGGATTTGAAGGAGCTGCTTCGCCAGCTCCAGCGCTCGCTGCGGCAGGGGCTGCAGCACAAGGCGTCCCGCGAGCGCGAACGCCTCGCGCGCCTGCAAAGGTCGCCGGCGCTGACGCAGCCGCGCCGCCAGGTGCTTCAGCATGTCCAGCGTCTGGACATGCTGAAGCATCGGCTGTCCCGCACGGTGGACAGCCGGGTGAAGCTGACAGCCGGCCGTTACGGGCGGCTGCATGAGACGCTGCTGCGCTTCCATCCGCAGGCGCAGCTGAACCAGGCTTCAGCCCGCGGGGACGAGCTTTCCCGCAGGCTGAAGCAAAGCATGGCGCTGTTCCTCAAGGAGCGCAGCGCCATGCTGGGCAGCGCGATCAGACAGCTGGATGCGCTGAGTCCGCTTAAGGTCATGAGCCGGGGCTATGGCCTTGTCTATGACGATCAAGAACAGAAGCTGATCAAATCGATCAACCAGGTGCAGCCGGGCGATCAGGTAAAGATCAAAATCACCGACGGTGAGCTTGACTGCCAGGTTTGGGGCATAAAGCCGGAAGGAGAAGAGCATGGAAGAACAGAAACAGGAACTGAGTTTTGA
- a CDS encoding TlyA family RNA methyltransferase codes for MSGSGTKERVDVLLVEQGFFESREKAKTAIMAGLVYDEHGRVEKAGTKLPRTAALKVKGAVHPYVSRGGLKLEKAIKQFEIPLTNRTMLDIGSSTGGFTDCALQHGASYVYAIDVGYNQLDWSLRNDERVNVKERTNFRYMTPEDLDGPEPDFASIDVSFISLRIILPPLKQLLKRPADIVALIKPQFEAGREKVGKSGVVRDSKVHEEVLLQVLSFAEELGFLIKGLTFSPITGGEGNIEFLAHLGLEPEGGGSEQKLRSWVELAKQTVQQASSTFRSAPAQFKP; via the coding sequence ATGTCAGGTTCAGGGACCAAAGAACGGGTAGATGTGCTGCTCGTGGAACAGGGCTTTTTTGAAAGCCGGGAAAAAGCAAAGACGGCTATTATGGCCGGACTTGTATATGATGAGCACGGCCGCGTAGAGAAGGCGGGGACCAAACTTCCGCGCACGGCTGCCCTTAAAGTTAAGGGCGCCGTGCATCCCTATGTAAGCCGGGGCGGTTTGAAGCTGGAGAAAGCGATCAAACAGTTCGAGATTCCGTTGACTAATCGGACCATGCTGGATATAGGCTCCTCGACCGGCGGTTTTACGGACTGCGCTTTGCAGCACGGGGCTTCTTATGTCTATGCTATTGATGTTGGCTACAACCAGCTGGACTGGAGCCTTCGCAACGATGAGCGGGTCAATGTTAAAGAGCGAACTAATTTTCGTTACATGACACCGGAAGACCTTGACGGGCCTGAGCCGGATTTTGCCAGCATAGATGTCTCGTTCATCTCGCTGCGGATTATTTTGCCGCCGCTTAAACAGCTGCTGAAACGTCCGGCGGATATTGTGGCTCTAATCAAACCGCAGTTTGAGGCAGGGCGGGAGAAGGTGGGCAAGTCCGGTGTAGTCCGTGACTCGAAAGTCCATGAGGAAGTGCTGCTGCAGGTTCTTTCTTTCGCTGAGGAGCTTGGATTCCTTATTAAAGGGCTTACCTTTTCACCTATTACGGGCGGAGAAGGGAATATTGAATTTCTGGCTCATCTCGGTCTTGAACCGGAAGGCGGAGGTTCGGAACAGAAACTCCGTTCCTGGGTAGAATTGGCTAAACAAACGGTTCAGCAGGCTTCGAGCACATTCCGATCTGCACCAGCTCAATTTAAACCCTAA
- the dxs gene encoding 1-deoxy-D-xylulose-5-phosphate synthase, with product MLLSQINGPEDLKQLSVDELAPLAAQIRQFLIEKLSVTGGHLASNLGVVELTLALHYRYNSPKDKFIYDVGHQAYVHKMLTGRMDQFDTLRKLNGLCGFVKRDESEHDVWEAGHSSTSLSAAMGMALARDLKGEDFKVIPIIGDGALTGGMAFEALNHIGHEKKKLMVILNDNEMSIAPNVGAMHNYLSRIRSDRTYLRAKDEIEILLRKIPAIGGKLAKTAEKVKDSLKYMMVPGILFEELGFTYLGPVDGHDMPKLLETFKQADNVEGPVLVHVLTTKGKGYKPAEADSHKWHGISPYKIESGQVLKAVGNPMYTEVFGQTLIELAEQDERIVAVTPAMPGGSGLVPFSKRFPDRMVDVGIAEQHAATMCAALAMEGMKPVYAVYSTFMQRAYDQIVHDICRHNANVMFAIDRAGFVGADGETHQGVYDIAFMRHIPNLVMMMPKDENELRHMMKTALDYNDGPIAYRYPRVNGTGVKLDEELVPIPIGSWQMLREGEGIAIAAIGPMVQVAEEAAEQLKSAGIKVTVINARFLKPLDSAMLIEVAKSHAAMLVLEEASQAGSLGSAILEFYAEQEITDCDIKLMGIPDRFIEHASIKEQREQVGLTVEAVVQKVQKIKSEQSFAFGKKTLPS from the coding sequence ATGCTGCTTTCGCAAATCAACGGACCTGAGGATCTCAAACAGCTGTCCGTCGATGAGCTTGCACCGCTGGCGGCTCAGATTCGTCAGTTTCTGATTGAGAAGCTGTCCGTAACCGGCGGTCATCTGGCTTCCAATCTGGGCGTGGTGGAATTGACGCTGGCGCTTCATTACCGCTACAACAGCCCCAAAGATAAATTCATTTATGATGTCGGGCATCAGGCGTATGTACATAAGATGTTGACCGGCAGAATGGATCAATTTGACACACTGCGCAAATTAAACGGCTTATGCGGCTTCGTGAAACGGGACGAAAGCGAACACGATGTTTGGGAAGCCGGACACAGCAGCACTTCTTTGTCGGCGGCGATGGGCATGGCGCTGGCTCGTGATCTGAAAGGCGAGGACTTCAAGGTCATTCCTATTATAGGCGATGGAGCTCTAACGGGCGGCATGGCTTTTGAAGCGCTTAATCACATCGGCCACGAGAAGAAGAAGCTGATGGTTATTCTGAACGATAATGAAATGTCCATAGCGCCCAACGTAGGGGCGATGCATAATTATTTGTCGCGCATCCGTTCAGACCGGACTTATTTGCGTGCCAAAGATGAAATTGAAATACTGCTGCGAAAAATCCCGGCCATTGGCGGCAAACTTGCCAAGACAGCCGAGAAAGTCAAGGACAGCCTTAAATATATGATGGTTCCCGGCATTTTGTTCGAGGAGCTTGGATTCACCTATTTGGGACCTGTAGACGGTCATGATATGCCGAAGCTGCTTGAAACGTTTAAGCAGGCGGATAACGTGGAAGGGCCTGTCCTGGTTCATGTATTAACGACTAAAGGAAAAGGCTACAAACCTGCCGAAGCCGATTCCCACAAATGGCACGGCATTTCTCCGTACAAAATCGAGTCCGGACAGGTGCTGAAAGCTGTTGGGAATCCAATGTATACGGAGGTTTTCGGTCAAACCTTGATCGAACTGGCAGAGCAGGATGAACGGATTGTGGCGGTAACACCGGCCATGCCTGGCGGCTCCGGCCTTGTTCCTTTCTCCAAACGGTTCCCGGATCGGATGGTTGATGTGGGCATTGCCGAGCAGCATGCGGCTACGATGTGCGCTGCGTTGGCTATGGAAGGCATGAAGCCTGTATATGCGGTATACTCTACCTTTATGCAGCGTGCTTATGACCAGATCGTTCATGACATTTGCCGGCATAATGCGAATGTCATGTTCGCCATTGACCGGGCCGGCTTTGTCGGTGCGGACGGCGAAACACATCAGGGAGTTTACGACATTGCGTTCATGCGCCACATTCCGAATCTTGTGATGATGATGCCTAAGGATGAGAATGAACTTCGTCATATGATGAAGACGGCGCTTGATTACAATGACGGGCCGATTGCTTACCGCTATCCCCGCGTGAACGGAACAGGCGTCAAGCTTGACGAAGAGCTTGTGCCGATTCCAATTGGCAGCTGGCAGATGCTTCGTGAAGGCGAAGGCATCGCAATTGCGGCGATAGGCCCGATGGTTCAGGTGGCTGAAGAGGCCGCTGAGCAGCTGAAATCGGCGGGGATCAAAGTGACGGTTATTAATGCCCGCTTCCTCAAACCGCTGGATTCGGCGATGCTGATTGAAGTGGCGAAGTCTCATGCAGCGATGCTGGTTCTGGAAGAAGCAAGCCAGGCAGGCAGTCTGGGGAGTGCCATTCTGGAATTTTACGCTGAACAAGAGATTACCGACTGTGACATCAAACTGATGGGAATACCGGACCGCTTTATTGAGCATGCAAGCATCAAGGAGCAGCGCGAACAGGTTGGTTTGACGGTTGAAGCGGTTGTTCAGAAGGTCCAGAAGATTAAATCGGAACAATCCTTTGCATTCGGTAAAAAAACGCTGCCTTCCTGA
- a CDS encoding polyprenyl synthetase family protein: protein MEQVCGQVNTALESFLPGDWQVPGTLKEAMQYSLTAGGKRLRPLLVIAAAESLGGSREAAMPVACAVEMIHTYSLIHDDLPAMDNDDFRRGKPTNHKVFGEASAILAGDGLLTHAFYSVVQASRRYHVPAEQTLAIVEELSRYAGPCGMVGGQAADMQAEQGVTDLGGLRYIHEHKTGDLIVFALKAGGRIASASLRQLEALERFGRNIGFAFQIQDDILDLIGDEAKLGKSTQSDLKMEKVTYPYFAGLEASRAEVARLTLEAKEALEDGGIPDPARLLEISDFLLKRDH, encoded by the coding sequence ATGGAGCAAGTTTGCGGTCAGGTGAATACCGCTCTTGAAAGCTTTTTGCCCGGTGATTGGCAGGTTCCCGGCACGCTTAAAGAGGCTATGCAATATTCGCTGACGGCCGGGGGAAAAAGATTGCGTCCGCTGCTGGTAATTGCCGCAGCCGAAAGCCTTGGCGGAAGCAGGGAGGCGGCCATGCCGGTCGCATGTGCGGTGGAGATGATTCATACCTACTCTCTCATTCATGATGATCTTCCGGCTATGGACAACGATGATTTCAGACGGGGTAAACCAACCAATCACAAGGTGTTTGGAGAAGCCTCGGCTATTCTGGCCGGGGATGGCCTGCTGACCCATGCTTTTTACAGTGTTGTCCAGGCTTCCCGCAGATATCATGTCCCGGCTGAACAAACCTTGGCCATTGTGGAGGAATTGTCCCGTTACGCCGGGCCTTGCGGTATGGTGGGCGGACAAGCTGCCGATATGCAGGCGGAGCAGGGAGTTACGGATCTGGGAGGTCTCCGTTACATACATGAGCATAAAACCGGGGACCTGATCGTGTTCGCCTTGAAGGCCGGCGGCCGAATTGCTTCAGCTTCCCTACGCCAACTTGAGGCGCTTGAACGGTTTGGCCGCAATATCGGTTTCGCCTTCCAGATTCAAGACGATATTCTGGATCTGATTGGTGACGAGGCCAAGCTCGGCAAGAGCACGCAAAGCGATCTCAAAATGGAAAAAGTCACTTATCCTTATTTCGCAGGTCTGGAAGCCTCCCGTGCAGAAGTGGCCCGGTTGACCCTTGAAGCCAAGGAAGCACTGGAAGACGGAGGTATTCCGGACCCTGCCCGTTTGCTTGAGATTTCAGATTTTCTGCTGAAACGCGATCATTAA
- the xseB gene encoding exodeoxyribonuclease VII small subunit gives MEEQKQELSFEEAMSELEAIVSQLEHGDVPLEKAIDLFQQGMKLSQLCGQKLEQVERKIEMIVEVDGAAVKKPYSENGGGSGDFA, from the coding sequence ATGGAAGAACAGAAACAGGAACTGAGTTTTGAAGAGGCCATGAGCGAACTGGAGGCGATTGTCTCTCAGCTGGAGCATGGGGATGTGCCGCTTGAGAAAGCGATTGATCTGTTCCAGCAGGGGATGAAGCTGTCCCAGCTCTGCGGTCAGAAATTGGAGCAGGTGGAACGGAAGATCGAAATGATTGTTGAGGTTGACGGAGCCGCCGTGAAGAAACCCTACAGTGAAAACGGCGGAGGAAGCGGTGATTTTGCTTGA
- the spo0A gene encoding sporulation transcription factor Spo0A, translating to MQKIEVLLADDNREFTNLLAEYISEQEDMVVSGIAYNGEEVLQAIEQGGKLPDVLILDIIMPHLDGLGVLERLREMNLNPQPKIIMLTAFGQENITQRAVQLGASYYILKPFDMDVLASRIRQLVNVQSLSSGSVPASSLFVKSNNVVPIAKGKNLDANITSIIHEIGVPAHIKGYQYLREAITMVYNNIEILGAITKTLYPAIAEKFKTTPSRVERAIRHAIEVAWTRGNIDSISHLFGYTINISKSKPTNSEFIAMVADKLRIEHKVS from the coding sequence TTGCAGAAGATAGAGGTATTGTTGGCGGATGATAATCGGGAGTTCACGAATTTATTGGCGGAATACATTTCCGAACAGGAAGATATGGTTGTCTCCGGAATTGCTTACAATGGTGAAGAAGTTCTTCAAGCTATCGAACAAGGCGGAAAGCTGCCTGATGTGTTGATTTTGGACATCATCATGCCTCATCTCGATGGGCTTGGCGTACTCGAACGTTTGCGTGAAATGAATCTGAATCCACAGCCGAAGATTATTATGTTGACCGCCTTCGGTCAAGAAAATATTACTCAGCGTGCGGTTCAGCTTGGCGCATCTTATTACATCCTCAAACCGTTTGACATGGACGTACTTGCCAGCCGGATTCGGCAGCTCGTGAATGTTCAATCTTTGTCCTCTGGTAGTGTGCCTGCTTCTTCGTTATTTGTAAAATCCAATAACGTAGTCCCTATCGCCAAAGGCAAAAATCTGGATGCGAACATTACGTCGATCATCCATGAAATCGGCGTACCTGCTCATATTAAAGGTTACCAATATCTTCGTGAAGCCATCACGATGGTTTACAACAACATTGAAATTCTTGGTGCTATTACTAAGACGTTATATCCAGCTATCGCTGAGAAATTCAAGACAACTCCTTCCCGGGTTGAACGTGCGATCCGTCATGCCATCGAGGTGGCCTGGACGCGCGGTAACATCGATTCGATCAGCCATCTGTTTGGCTATACGATCAACATCAGCAAATCCAAACCAACCAACAGCGAATTCATCGCGATGGTGGCTGACAAGCTGAGAATCGAACATAAGGTGTCGTGA
- the recN gene encoding DNA repair protein RecN codes for MLFSLSIRNLAVVEAVDITFDRGFLVLTGETGAGKSIIIDALGLIAGARGSADLIRYGCEKAEMEAAFDLSQEHPVWGKLKEFGLSGDAGELLIIRRDISLQGKSTARINGQLVNLTMLREIGERLINIHGQHEHQTLLRPERHLELLDAYGSSSIGPLKADYQSTYAEFVKTNREYNELQSTSQKMLQMLDMYRFQLEEIAAAKLTVGEDELLAEEKLKLAHSEKMMDAIAGAYEQLYGQQGLDVIANAISRLEDIASYDNKRVGPIVEQLQNAYYQLEDAAFGLRDYRDTLESNPERLREVEDRLDDISSLRRKYGDSIESILSYYEKIRRETDTLENKDEILEQLEAKRAVLLKQLMSKAEALSGARKSCAADLAMQIEGELKDLQMQRTSLKVELGIMEDPSGVEWQGKRIRLSKQGMDTAEFLISPNPGEPLRPLGKIASGGELSRMMLALKSVFARHDHVPVLIFDEVDTGVSGRAAQSIAEKLYKLSSTCQVFSITHLPQVACMADNQFLIEKTVTDGRTMTTVEALSQEGRVKELARMLGGVEITEKTLHHAQEMLNLAEAQKGIF; via the coding sequence GTGCTATTTTCATTATCCATCCGTAATCTGGCCGTTGTTGAGGCCGTGGACATTACCTTTGACCGGGGATTTCTTGTCCTGACGGGAGAAACCGGTGCCGGTAAATCAATTATCATTGATGCTTTAGGTTTAATTGCCGGTGCCCGGGGTTCTGCGGATTTAATCCGTTACGGCTGCGAGAAAGCGGAGATGGAGGCCGCCTTTGACCTTTCTCAGGAACATCCGGTATGGGGAAAGCTGAAGGAATTTGGATTAAGCGGTGATGCAGGCGAACTACTGATCATTCGGCGGGATATCAGCCTTCAAGGGAAAAGCACGGCCCGGATTAACGGGCAGCTTGTCAATTTGACGATGCTGAGAGAAATCGGTGAACGATTAATTAATATTCATGGACAGCACGAACATCAAACCTTGCTCCGCCCCGAACGTCATCTGGAATTGCTTGACGCTTATGGCAGTTCATCGATCGGCCCTTTGAAGGCTGATTATCAGTCAACGTATGCTGAATTTGTCAAAACCAATCGTGAATATAATGAGCTTCAAAGCACCAGTCAGAAAATGCTGCAAATGCTGGATATGTATCGGTTTCAGCTGGAAGAAATCGCCGCTGCCAAGTTGACGGTCGGCGAAGATGAATTACTGGCAGAAGAAAAGCTTAAACTAGCTCATAGCGAGAAAATGATGGATGCAATTGCCGGAGCTTATGAACAGCTGTACGGCCAGCAAGGCCTCGATGTTATTGCCAATGCCATTTCCCGGCTGGAGGATATTGCTTCCTATGATAACAAAAGGGTCGGTCCAATAGTTGAACAGCTTCAAAATGCTTATTACCAGCTAGAAGATGCTGCGTTTGGGCTTAGGGATTACAGGGACACCCTGGAATCCAATCCGGAGCGGCTCAGAGAAGTTGAAGACCGTTTAGACGATATATCCTCTCTTCGCCGCAAATATGGCGATTCCATTGAGTCGATCTTGAGTTATTATGAGAAGATCCGCCGGGAGACGGATACTCTGGAGAATAAAGATGAGATTCTGGAGCAGCTTGAAGCGAAAAGAGCCGTGTTATTGAAGCAGCTTATGTCTAAAGCGGAAGCCTTAAGTGGAGCACGTAAGTCCTGCGCTGCCGATTTGGCGATGCAAATTGAAGGGGAACTCAAAGATCTGCAGATGCAGAGGACTTCCCTCAAGGTGGAGTTAGGCATTATGGAAGACCCGTCCGGCGTTGAATGGCAGGGCAAGCGGATCAGACTGAGCAAACAGGGCATGGATACCGCTGAATTTCTGATTTCCCCAAATCCAGGCGAGCCACTTCGTCCGCTTGGAAAGATTGCTTCCGGCGGCGAATTGTCCAGAATGATGCTGGCGCTGAAGAGCGTATTTGCTCGGCATGATCATGTTCCGGTTCTGATCTTTGACGAAGTGGATACCGGGGTCAGCGGCCGTGCGGCGCAATCCATAGCGGAGAAGCTGTACAAGCTTTCTTCAACATGCCAAGTTTTCTCCATTACCCATCTGCCCCAAGTAGCATGTATGGCGGATAACCAGTTCCTGATCGAAAAAACCGTAACTGATGGAAGAACGATGACTACGGTGGAAGCGTTAAGCCAGGAAGGGCGTGTTAAAGAGCTGGCGCGTATGCTCGGAGGGGTTGAAATTACGGAGAAAACCCTGCATCATGCCCAGGAGATGCTCAATTTGGCGGAGGCGCAAAAGGGTATTTTTTAA